One part of the Phaenicophaeus curvirostris isolate KB17595 chromosome 2, BPBGC_Pcur_1.0, whole genome shotgun sequence genome encodes these proteins:
- the DPYSL5 gene encoding dihydropyrimidinase-related protein 5 isoform X2, which yields MLANAATMRILIKGGKVVNDDCTLEADVYIENGIIQQVGRELMIPGGAKVIDATGKLVIPGGIDTSTHFHQTFMNATCVDDFYHGTKAALVGGTTMIIGHVLPDKETSLLDAYEKCRSLADPKVCCDYALHMGITWWAPKVKAEMETLVREKGVNSFQMFMTYKDLYMLRDSELYQVFRACRDIGAIARVHAENGELVAEGAKEALDLGITGPEGIEISRPEELEAEATHRVITIANRTHCPVYLVNVSSMSAGDVIAAAKMQGKVVYAETTTAHATLTGLHYYHQDWFHAAAYVTVPPLRLDTNTSAYLMSLLANDTLNIVASDHRPFSAKQKAMGKEDFTKIPHGVSGVQDRMNIIWERGVVGGKMDENRFVAVTSSNAAKIHNLYPRKGRIIPGADADVVVWDPEATRTISASTQVQGGDINLYENMRCHGVPLVTISRGRVVYENGVFMCAEGTGKFYPLRSFPDSVYKKLVQREKVLRSMTTFQSELRPGFSLPPGAGRAAFGKSGDLSPN from the exons ATGCTCGCCAACGCGGCCACCATGCGGATCCTCATCAAGGGAGGGAAGGTGGTGAACGACGACTGCACGCTGGAGGCGGACGTCTACATCGAGAATGGCATCATCCAGCAAGTGGGTCGTGAGCTCATGATCCCCGGCGGGGCCAAGGTCATCGATGCCACTGGCAAGCTGGTCATCCCAGGCGGCATCGACACCAGCACCCACTTCCACCAGACCTTCATGAACGCCACCTGCGTGGATGACTTCTACCATGGCACCAAG GCAGCCCTGGTGGGAGGGACGACGATGATCATCGGCCACGTCCTGCCGGACAAGGAGACCTCGCTGCTGGACGCCTACGAGAAGTGCCGCAGCCTGGCTGACCCCAAGGTCTGCTGCGACTATGCCCTGCACATGGGCATCACTTGGTGGGCGCCCAAG gtgaaggcagagatgGAGACACTGGTGCGGGAGAAGGGAGTGAACTCCTTCCAGATGTTCATGACCTACAAGGACCTGTACATGCTGCGGGACAGTGAGCTCTACCAGGTCTTCAGGGCTTGCCGGGACATCGGGGCCATTGCTCGTGTCCACGCCGAGAACGGCGAGCTGGTGGCTGAG GGAGCGAAGGAGGCGCTGGACCTGGGCATCACGGGACCAGAAGGCATTGAGATCAGCCGGCCCGAAGAG CTGGAAGCCGAGGCCACACACCGTGTCATCACCATTGCCAACAGG ACCCACTGCCCCGTCTACCTGGTGAACGTCTCCAGCATGTCTGCGGGGGATGTCATTGCCGCCGCCAAGATGCAAG ggaaggtggTTTATGCGGAGACGACCACGGCACACGCCACGCTCACTGGGCTGCACTACTACCACCAGGACTGGTTCCACGCCGCCGCCTACGTCACCGTGCCGCCACTGCGCCTGGATACCAACACCTCCGCCTACCTCATGAGCCTGCTCGCCAA CGACACGCTGAACATCGTGGCCTCTGACCACCGGCCCTTCAGCGCCAAGCAGAAAGCCATGGGCAAGGAGGACTTCACCAAGATCCCCCACGGCGTCAGCGGCGTGCAGGACCGCATGAACATCATCTGGGAGCGTGGCGTG GTTGGAGGCAAGATGGATGAGAACCGCTTTGTGGCCGTCACCAGCTCCAACGCTGCCAAGATCCACAACCTGTATCCCCGCAAGGGCCGGATCATCCCTGGTGCCGATGCTGATGTCGTGGTCTGGGACCCCGAGGCCACCAG GACCATCTCAGCCAGCACccaggtgcagggaggggacatcaACCTGTACGAGAACATGCGGTGCCACGGGGTGCCCCTGGTCACCATCAGCCGCGGGCGCGTGGTCTACGAGAACGGCGTCTTCATGTGTGCTGAGGGCACCGGCAAGTTCTACCCGCTCCGCTCCTTCCCTGATTCCGTCTACAAGAAGCTGGTGCAGCGGGAGAAG GTTCTCAGATCGATGACCACGTTCCAAAGCGAGCTTCGGCCCGGATTCTCGCTCCCCCCGGGGGCCGGTCGAGCGGCATTTGGTAAAAGCGGGGACCTGTCCCCCAACTGA
- the DPYSL5 gene encoding dihydropyrimidinase-related protein 5 isoform X1 — translation MLANAATMRILIKGGKVVNDDCTLEADVYIENGIIQQVGRELMIPGGAKVIDATGKLVIPGGIDTSTHFHQTFMNATCVDDFYHGTKAALVGGTTMIIGHVLPDKETSLLDAYEKCRSLADPKVCCDYALHMGITWWAPKVKAEMETLVREKGVNSFQMFMTYKDLYMLRDSELYQVFRACRDIGAIARVHAENGELVAEGAKEALDLGITGPEGIEISRPEELEAEATHRVITIANRTHCPVYLVNVSSMSAGDVIAAAKMQGKVVYAETTTAHATLTGLHYYHQDWFHAAAYVTVPPLRLDTNTSAYLMSLLANDTLNIVASDHRPFSAKQKAMGKEDFTKIPHGVSGVQDRMNIIWERGVVGGKMDENRFVAVTSSNAAKIHNLYPRKGRIIPGADADVVVWDPEATRTISASTQVQGGDINLYENMRCHGVPLVTISRGRVVYENGVFMCAEGTGKFYPLRSFPDSVYKKLVQREKSLKLRGVDRTPYLGDVAVVVHAGKKETGTPLADTPTRPATRHGGMRDLHESSFSLSGSQIDDHVPKRASARILAPPGGRSSGIW, via the exons ATGCTCGCCAACGCGGCCACCATGCGGATCCTCATCAAGGGAGGGAAGGTGGTGAACGACGACTGCACGCTGGAGGCGGACGTCTACATCGAGAATGGCATCATCCAGCAAGTGGGTCGTGAGCTCATGATCCCCGGCGGGGCCAAGGTCATCGATGCCACTGGCAAGCTGGTCATCCCAGGCGGCATCGACACCAGCACCCACTTCCACCAGACCTTCATGAACGCCACCTGCGTGGATGACTTCTACCATGGCACCAAG GCAGCCCTGGTGGGAGGGACGACGATGATCATCGGCCACGTCCTGCCGGACAAGGAGACCTCGCTGCTGGACGCCTACGAGAAGTGCCGCAGCCTGGCTGACCCCAAGGTCTGCTGCGACTATGCCCTGCACATGGGCATCACTTGGTGGGCGCCCAAG gtgaaggcagagatgGAGACACTGGTGCGGGAGAAGGGAGTGAACTCCTTCCAGATGTTCATGACCTACAAGGACCTGTACATGCTGCGGGACAGTGAGCTCTACCAGGTCTTCAGGGCTTGCCGGGACATCGGGGCCATTGCTCGTGTCCACGCCGAGAACGGCGAGCTGGTGGCTGAG GGAGCGAAGGAGGCGCTGGACCTGGGCATCACGGGACCAGAAGGCATTGAGATCAGCCGGCCCGAAGAG CTGGAAGCCGAGGCCACACACCGTGTCATCACCATTGCCAACAGG ACCCACTGCCCCGTCTACCTGGTGAACGTCTCCAGCATGTCTGCGGGGGATGTCATTGCCGCCGCCAAGATGCAAG ggaaggtggTTTATGCGGAGACGACCACGGCACACGCCACGCTCACTGGGCTGCACTACTACCACCAGGACTGGTTCCACGCCGCCGCCTACGTCACCGTGCCGCCACTGCGCCTGGATACCAACACCTCCGCCTACCTCATGAGCCTGCTCGCCAA CGACACGCTGAACATCGTGGCCTCTGACCACCGGCCCTTCAGCGCCAAGCAGAAAGCCATGGGCAAGGAGGACTTCACCAAGATCCCCCACGGCGTCAGCGGCGTGCAGGACCGCATGAACATCATCTGGGAGCGTGGCGTG GTTGGAGGCAAGATGGATGAGAACCGCTTTGTGGCCGTCACCAGCTCCAACGCTGCCAAGATCCACAACCTGTATCCCCGCAAGGGCCGGATCATCCCTGGTGCCGATGCTGATGTCGTGGTCTGGGACCCCGAGGCCACCAG GACCATCTCAGCCAGCACccaggtgcagggaggggacatcaACCTGTACGAGAACATGCGGTGCCACGGGGTGCCCCTGGTCACCATCAGCCGCGGGCGCGTGGTCTACGAGAACGGCGTCTTCATGTGTGCTGAGGGCACCGGCAAGTTCTACCCGCTCCGCTCCTTCCCTGATTCCGTCTACAAGAAGCTGGTGCAGCGGGAGAAG AGTTTAAAGCTGCGGGGTGTCGATCGCACCCCATACCTGGGGGACGTGGCCGTGGTTGTCCATGCCGGGAAAAAAGAGACGGGGACACCCCTGGCCGATACCCCAACCCGGCCCGCCACGCGGCACGGGGGCATGAGGGACCTCCACGAGTCCAGCTTCAGCCTCTCCG GTTCTCAGATCGATGACCACGTTCCAAAGCGAGCTTCGGCCCGGATTCTCGCTCCCCCCGGGGGCCGGTCGAGCGGCATTTGGTAA